One Pseudodesulfovibrio senegalensis DNA segment encodes these proteins:
- a CDS encoding DUF1049 domain-containing protein, producing MRYLKVFVLALFFVVSILFFSQNNQILAQSLVLKLDVPYIAEFRSVPLPLYLLVLGGFLFGSLLTLAYLAADKIKAAKKLRECRTRMNGLEQELNSLRTMPINDESYSSDETAKEGEDAANV from the coding sequence ATGCGTTACCTGAAAGTATTTGTTTTGGCTCTTTTTTTCGTCGTTTCCATTCTTTTTTTCAGCCAGAACAATCAGATTCTTGCGCAGTCGCTGGTGCTGAAGCTTGATGTTCCCTATATTGCCGAATTCCGTTCCGTTCCCCTCCCCCTGTACCTTCTGGTGCTTGGTGGCTTTTTGTTCGGCTCCTTGCTGACCCTTGCTTACCTTGCCGCGGACAAGATCAAGGCTGCAAAAAAGTTGCGTGAATGTCGTACCCGTATGAATGGGCTGGAGCAGGAGCTCAACTCCTTGCGGACCATGCCTATCAACGATGAGTCCTATTCTTCCGACGAGACCGCCAAAGAGGGAGAGGACGCCGCAAACGTCTAG
- a CDS encoding HIT family protein gives MEVLWAPWRLDYILGPKPDECVFCIPRETDEDEERLVLARGEHSFVIMNKFPYNNGHLMICPYRHVSCLTDLTLEEANDCTLWLQRSVEIIKKHFRPQGINAGLNIGEAAGAGIAAHLHFQVVPRWNGDASFMAVFGETSVIPQHLLSTYRSLKPLFDAINQ, from the coding sequence ATGGAAGTTCTGTGGGCGCCGTGGCGTCTTGATTACATACTTGGACCCAAGCCGGATGAATGCGTTTTTTGTATTCCTCGGGAAACCGATGAAGACGAGGAGCGTCTTGTTCTTGCCCGCGGGGAACACTCTTTTGTAATCATGAACAAATTCCCGTACAATAATGGTCATCTCATGATTTGCCCCTACAGGCATGTGAGCTGTCTGACGGATTTGACTTTGGAAGAAGCCAATGATTGTACGCTGTGGCTGCAACGCAGTGTTGAAATAATCAAGAAGCATTTCAGGCCACAGGGTATCAACGCCGGGCTGAACATCGGCGAGGCAGCCGGAGCCGGCATTGCGGCCCATTTGCATTTTCAGGTGGTGCCGCGCTGGAACGGAGATGCCTCGTTTATGGCCGTGTTTGGAGAGACTTCGGTTATTCCGCAACACCTTTTGTCGACCTACAGGAGTTTGAAGCCCCTGTTTGATGCAATCAACCAATAG
- a CDS encoding CBS domain-containing protein, whose protein sequence is MNKSNGLIQAHTVITAHANADFDALAAMVGASKLYPDSVLIFPGSQEKNLRNFYIQSMTYLFNFKNFKEIDSDSVRLLVVVDTRQRSRLPHVRPLLDRDDITIHTYDHHPDSDEDLVAHKSVFREWGSCAAIMVHEMREQDIELNGEEATALGLGIFEDTGSFSFSSTTSHDFAAAAWLREQGMDLEVIADLLSRELSAEHIGYLGQLLNNATTHDIHGVELVITEISTDTFIPDFAFLVHKMMDVEDIRVLFCLGRMGDRIHVVARSKNPDVNVGQICSSLGGGGHAYAASATVKDKTLSEVRDDLFALFYSQINPRVVVKGLMSAPPKTIERTALMDDAVQLMTRYGLKGVPVVDEDGRCVGLLEHKIADKAVGHGLGSMRLSEYMITNFQTVQSEADLYQVMEIILGKRQRMLPVLDGDQLVGVITRTDLVHLLVEEPARMPETLLSDQRRERNISSHVRNRLPEDAVGLLREAGNLAQELGWDAYAVGGFVRDILLGRPNLDIDLVVEGDGIAFASALVERLGGRIKAHKKFKTAVCILDDGRRVDVATARLEYYQYPAALPTVELSSIKMDLYRRDFTMNALALRLNPGKFGQLVDFFGAERDIKNKQIRVLHSLSFVEDPTRILRAVRFEQRFGFRIGGQTMRLVKNALQLNLFEKLSGSRITHELRLVMDEENPLNVVERMNDLGLLKAIHPLLKLTHERVRVLQELEKVFNWYKLLYLDDQADCWKLYFLGLTMGTKREELSKVADRLNFSRREERELLALRDQIGDALMRLMGWQEGKTPLSRLYSILTPIPLEGVLFLMARSRKESIRRNISQYLARLRYVSIDVSGDDLIEMGIPEGPVFTLILDKILAARVDGNVGSREEQLAMALRLKKQFKSEWMNPV, encoded by the coding sequence ATGAATAAATCCAATGGATTGATACAGGCGCATACCGTAATCACCGCTCATGCCAATGCTGACTTTGATGCGTTGGCCGCGATGGTTGGAGCCAGCAAGCTTTATCCAGATTCCGTACTTATTTTTCCGGGAAGTCAGGAAAAGAATTTGCGGAATTTTTACATCCAGAGCATGACCTATCTTTTCAATTTCAAGAACTTCAAGGAGATTGATTCGGATTCGGTCAGGTTGTTGGTCGTGGTCGACACCCGTCAACGTTCACGGCTGCCCCATGTCCGCCCTCTTCTGGATCGTGATGATATTACCATCCATACATATGACCATCATCCTGATTCTGATGAAGATCTTGTAGCGCACAAGAGTGTTTTCCGTGAATGGGGCTCATGCGCCGCTATTATGGTGCACGAGATGCGTGAACAGGATATTGAATTGAATGGAGAAGAGGCCACCGCGTTGGGATTGGGCATTTTTGAAGATACGGGGTCATTCAGTTTTTCCTCCACCACTTCTCACGATTTTGCCGCGGCCGCATGGTTGCGCGAACAGGGAATGGACCTGGAGGTCATTGCCGATCTGCTCAGCCGGGAGCTGTCTGCCGAACATATCGGCTATCTTGGCCAGTTGCTGAACAATGCAACCACACACGATATTCATGGCGTGGAGCTTGTCATCACCGAGATCAGCACGGACACGTTTATTCCCGACTTTGCTTTTCTTGTTCACAAGATGATGGATGTCGAGGATATTCGTGTTCTTTTCTGTTTGGGGCGCATGGGAGACAGAATACATGTAGTTGCCCGGTCCAAAAATCCGGATGTGAACGTGGGACAGATTTGCTCTTCCCTTGGCGGTGGCGGTCATGCTTATGCGGCCTCGGCAACGGTCAAGGATAAGACCCTTTCCGAGGTGCGCGATGATTTGTTCGCTCTCTTCTATTCCCAGATCAATCCGAGAGTGGTGGTGAAAGGGCTCATGTCCGCCCCTCCAAAAACCATTGAGCGGACAGCTCTCATGGATGATGCCGTGCAGCTTATGACCCGTTACGGACTCAAGGGCGTGCCCGTGGTGGATGAAGACGGCCGTTGCGTTGGTCTTCTGGAACACAAGATCGCGGACAAGGCCGTGGGCCACGGCTTGGGTTCCATGCGACTCAGCGAATACATGATCACTAATTTCCAGACCGTGCAGTCCGAGGCTGATTTGTATCAGGTCATGGAGATCATTCTCGGAAAACGCCAGCGCATGTTGCCGGTTCTGGACGGTGATCAACTTGTGGGGGTCATTACCAGAACCGATCTTGTTCATCTTTTGGTGGAAGAACCGGCCCGTATGCCGGAAACGTTGCTGTCGGACCAGAGACGTGAGCGGAACATCAGTTCGCATGTCCGCAATCGTTTGCCCGAGGATGCCGTTGGCCTGCTCAGGGAAGCTGGAAACTTGGCCCAGGAATTGGGTTGGGATGCCTATGCTGTTGGCGGTTTTGTGCGCGACATTCTTTTGGGCAGGCCCAACCTGGATATTGATCTAGTTGTCGAAGGGGACGGCATAGCCTTTGCCTCGGCGCTTGTGGAGCGTCTGGGCGGACGCATCAAGGCGCACAAGAAGTTCAAGACCGCTGTATGTATTCTTGATGACGGGCGCAGGGTCGATGTGGCCACGGCGCGTCTTGAATATTATCAATATCCGGCTGCTCTGCCCACGGTTGAGTTGTCGTCCATCAAGATGGACCTGTATCGTCGTGATTTTACCATGAATGCTTTGGCCTTGCGTCTCAATCCGGGGAAATTCGGACAGCTGGTGGATTTTTTCGGAGCGGAAAGGGATATCAAGAACAAGCAGATTCGAGTTCTCCATTCCCTCAGTTTTGTCGAGGATCCTACGCGCATACTCAGAGCTGTACGTTTTGAACAACGTTTTGGTTTTCGCATTGGCGGACAAACCATGCGGCTGGTCAAAAATGCCTTGCAGCTGAATCTTTTTGAAAAACTATCCGGCAGTAGGATTACCCATGAGTTGCGTCTGGTCATGGACGAGGAAAACCCATTGAACGTGGTGGAGAGGATGAATGATCTCGGCCTGCTCAAGGCGATACATCCCTTGCTGAAATTGACGCATGAGCGTGTTCGCGTGCTGCAGGAATTGGAAAAGGTGTTCAATTGGTATAAGTTGCTGTACCTCGACGATCAGGCCGATTGTTGGAAGCTTTATTTTCTTGGACTGACCATGGGGACCAAGCGCGAAGAGCTTTCTAAGGTCGCCGATCGTCTTAATTTTTCCAGGAGAGAAGAACGCGAATTGCTGGCGCTTCGAGATCAGATCGGTGATGCGCTCATGCGCCTCATGGGATGGCAGGAGGGTAAAACTCCCCTGAGTCGGCTGTATTCGATTCTTACTCCCATTCCCCTTGAAGGGGTGCTCTTCCTTATGGCCAGAAGTCGCAAGGAGTCTATTCGTAGAAATATTTCACAATATCTCGCTCGATTGCGGTATGTTTCCATTGATGTATCCGGTGATGACCTTATTGAAATGGGCATTCCGGAAGGTCCTGTATTCACTCTAATTCTGGATAAGATTCTTGCGGCCAGAGTTGATGGCAATGTGGGGTCCCGCGAGGAGCAGTTGGCCATGGCCCTTCGCCTCAAGAAACAGTTCAAATCCGAATGGATGAACCCTGTCTGA